A single genomic interval of Helianthus annuus cultivar XRQ/B chromosome 13, HanXRQr2.0-SUNRISE, whole genome shotgun sequence harbors:
- the LOC110900546 gene encoding uncharacterized protein LOC110900546, which yields MSDFQESLDALCAAIPRLGDILMEIGFDKWSRAHCPGKRYHYMTSNSAESMNSLSKHPQKTPITQLIDFFRQSVKKWFYGRRNEGIQGKHLLTEWTHKRIQAKVDNSHSWMVAGIGLNSFNVEDGRKRGLVDFSNGTCSCRVLQVSGLPCGHVIAVSRFLGEPDCGHYAMSCYSNEVYKSTYEEQINSIPHKSDCEVPDGLVDMQPPHITKRQAGRPKKINESYRKERNPLPHTAVSAERMGILMLVV from the coding sequence ATGTCTGATTTTCAAGAATCATTGGACGCGCTATGTGCCGCTATTCCAAGATTAGGGGACATTCTTATGGAAATTGGGTTTGACAAATGGTCAAGAGCACATTGTCCTGGCAAAAGATATCATTACATGACGTCTAACAGTGCTGAATCTATGAACTCTTTATCAAAACATCCCCAGAAAACGCCAATAACCCAACTTATAGATTTTTTTCGACAGTCTGTCAAAAAATGGTTCTATGGTCGCCGAAACGAGGGAATTCAAGGTAAACACTTGCTTACAGAGTGGACTCATAAAAGAATTCAAGCCAAAGTTGATAATTCTCATTCGTGGATGGTTGCTGGAATTGGTTTGAACAGTTTTAACGTTGAAGACGGTAGAAAGAGAGGTTTAGTTGACTTCTCTAATGGAACATGCAGTTGTCGGGTTTTGCAAGTTTCTGGGTTACCTTGCGGGCACGTTATTGCAGTATCTAGATTTTTAGGTGAACCCGATTGTGGTCATTATGCGATGTCATGTTACAGTAACGAAGTTTATAAATCCACGTATGAAGAACAGATAAATTCAATCCCTCATAAATCAGACTGTGAAGTACCCGATGGCTTGGTCGATATGCAACCACCGCATATTACAAAACGACAAGCTGGCCGTCCTAAGAAAATAAACGAATCCTATCGCAAGGAGAGGAACCCACTCCCACATACTGCGGTAAGTGCAGAACGTATGGGCATTCTCATGCTAGTTGTTTAG